The following coding sequences are from one Eucalyptus grandis isolate ANBG69807.140 chromosome 11, ASM1654582v1, whole genome shotgun sequence window:
- the LOC104425150 gene encoding uncharacterized protein LOC104425150: MSSMDGLVPITRSFLAAYYDKYSFPPLSEDVAALSSRIRSLSNDLLGDVPPTEGEKLLIEEADRTPPHKIDENMWKNREQMEEIVFLLEKSNWPAALQQQLTTENTEFATIFSQLKDKVQESLSLLISFQARNSERVFNTVMTYLPQDFRGTLIRQQRDRSERNKQAEVDAVINSGGSIRDRYALLWKQQMDRRRQLAQLGSATGVYKTLVKYLVGVPQVLLDFIKQINDDDGPMEEQRQRYGPPLYSLTSLVLFIRLFLSLSWGRFETRKLKGDELSALEQALNVYTSEFERFIKFLSEVFVNSPFFISAAEAGALEAGQNDDYKEISIPAGKIHEVSFMVDSLNSYIAWDFSLVQGKINLDIGFSVECISPSGEKTLILPYRRYESDQGNFCTCIAGNYKLVWDNSYSTFFKKALRYKVDCIPPVVEPVQSMSEEEA, from the exons ATGTCGTCGATGGATGGCCTGGTGCCGATAACCCGATCCTTTCTCGCCGCCTACTACGACAAGTACTCGTTCCCTCCTCTCTCCGAGGACGTCGCCGCGCTCTCCTCGCGGATCCGCTCGCTCTCCAACGACCTGCTCGGGGACGTCCCTCCGACCGAAG GTGAGAAATTGTTGATAGAGGAGGCAGATAGGACGCCTCCCCATAAAATTGACGAGAACATGTGGAAGAATCGAGAGCAGATGGAAGAGATTGTTTTTCTGCTCGAGAAGTCGAATTGGCCAGCGGCG CTTCAGCAGCAATTGACAACAGAGAATACCGAGTTTGCTACCATTTTCAGCCAGCTCAAAGATAAGGTtcaagaaagtttgagtttgtTGATATCTTTTCAGGCTAGAAATTCTGAACGTGTATTTAACACAG TCATGACTTACCTGCCTCAAGACTTTCGGGGGACACTTATTAGACAGCAAAGGGATCGCTCTGAGAGGAACAAGCAAGCAGAGGTTGATGCTGTAATTAATTCGGGTGGAAGTATACGAGACAGATATGCTCTGCTATGGAAACAGCAAATGGATAG GAGAAGACAGTTAGCCCAGCTTGGTTCTGCTACAGGTGTCTACAAAACCCTTGTGAAGTACTTAGTAGGGGTACCACAA GTTTTACTGGACTTcattaagcaaataaatgatGACGATGG GCCCATGGAAGAACAAAGACAACGATATGGACCTCCTTTGTACAGCCTCACATCACTGGTTCTGTTTATTCGCCTTTTTCTTTCACTATCTTGGGGACGCTTTGAGACTCGGAAATT AAAAGGAGATGAGTTATCTGCATTGGAGCAAGCATTGAATGTCTATACTTCCGAATTTGAGAGATTCATCAAATTTCTCAG tGAAGTATTCGTGAATTCCCCCTTCTTCATATCAGCAGCGGAAGCAGGTGCCCTAGAAGCAGg GCAAAATGATGACTATAAAGAGATAAGTATACCAGCTGGTAAAATTCATGAG GTTTCCTTCATGGTGGATTCGTTAAACTCATACATTGCATGGGATTTTTCATTGGTACAAGGGAAGATTAACCTG GACATTGGATTCAGTGTGGAGTGTATAAGTCCTTCTGGAGAAAAAACC TTGATATTACCTTACCGTCGTTATGAGTCTGACCAA GGCAACTTTTGCACATGCATTGCTGGAAATTATAAGCTAGTCTGGGATAATTCATATTCCACATTCTTTAAGAAG GCCCTTCGCTACAAGGTAGATTGCATTCCCCCAGTTGTGGAGCCAGTTCAGTCCATGTCTGAAGAGGAAGCGTGA
- the LOC104425149 gene encoding ethanolamine-phosphate cytidylyltransferase yields MAGPDAAAPSEPQSKAKLLAALLVGGVVVGASLLGLYLNGAPLGIGAGLGGRRRGKKRPVRVYMDGCFDMMHYGHCNALRQARALGDQLVVGVVSDAEIVVNKGPPVTPLKERMIMVNAVKWVDEVIPDAPYAITEEFMKKLFDEYHIDYIIHGDDPCVLPDGTDAYALAKKAGKYKQIKRTEGVSSTDIVGRMLLCVRERAISDTQNHSTLQRQFSHGRSPKVEDGGSGAGTRVSHFLPTSRRIVQFSNGVSPGPDARIIYIDGAFDLFHAGHVEILRVARGLGDFLLVGIHTDQTVSAKRGAHRPIMNLHERSLSVLACRYVDEVIIGAPWEVSRDMITTFDISLVVHGTIAENNDFQKDEGNPYAVPISMGIFKVLESPLDITTTTIIRRIVANHEAFLKRNEKKAASEKRYYEDKAYVTGD; encoded by the exons ATGGCAGGTCCGGACGCCGCCGCGCCGTCGGAGCCGCAGAGCAAGGCCAAGCTCCTCGCGGCGCTCCTCGTCGGCGGCGTCGTCGTCGGGGCCTCGCTGCTCGGGCTCTACCTCAACGGCGCCCCGCTCGGGATCGGGGCCGGGCTCGGCGGCCGGAGGCGGGGGAAGAAGCGGCCGGTGCGGGTCTACATGGACGGGTGCTTCGACATGATGCACTACGGCCACTGCAACGCCCTCCGGCAGGCCCGCGCCCTGGGGGACCAGCTCGTGGTCGGCGTCGTCAGCGACGCGGAGATCGTCGTGAACAAGGGGCCCCCCGTGACGCCCCTGAAGGAGAGGATGATAATGGTGAACGCCGTCAAGTGGGTGGACGAGGTGATCCCAGATGCGCCCTACGCCATCACCGAGGAGTTCATGAAGAAGCTGTTCGACGAGTACCACATCGATTACATCATCCACGGCGACGACCCCTGCGTCCTTCCCGACGGCACCGACGCCTACGCGCTTGCGAAGAAGGCCGGGAAATACAAGCAGATCAAGCGCACGGAAGGTGTTTCGAGCACCGATATCGTTG GTCGGATGCTGCTTTGTGTGAGGGAAAGAGCTATTAGTGACACTCAAAATCATTCTACCCTGCAAAGACAATTCAGCCATGGTCGGAGTCCAAAAGTTGAAGATGGTGGCTCTGGTGCTGGGACTCGTGTATCTCATTTTCTTCCTACATCTCGAAGAATTGTCCAATTTTCGAATGGAGTG AGCCCGGGACCAGATGCTCGTATAATCTATATCGATGGTGCATTTGATCTATTTCATGCTGGACATGTGGAG ATTTTGAGGGTTGCACGTGGGCTTGGAGATTTTCTTCTTGTGGGAATACACACTGACCAGACCGTGAG TGCTAAAAGAGGAGCACACCGACCAATTATGAATCTTCATGAAAGAAGCTTAAGTGTTTTGGCATGCCGTTATGTGGATGAGGTGATAATTGGAGCCCCGTGGGAAGTGTCCAGAGATATG ATCACAACATTTGATATTTCCTTAGTTGTCCATGGAACAATAGCAGAAAACAACGATTTTCAGAAG GATGAAGGGAATCCGTATGCTGTTCCAATCAGTATGGGCATCTTCAAAGTCCTGGAGAGTCCTCTGGATATTACAACTACAACAATAATTCGAAGGATTGTAGCAAATCACGAAGCTTTCCTG AAACGCAATGAAAAGAAGGCAGCAAGTGAGAAGAGGTACTATGAAGATAAGGCTTACGTTACCGGCGATTGA
- the LOC104425151 gene encoding bifunctional protein FolD 1, mitochondrial, protein MVVLMRVLSRRLRESIGPAAPARPRAVHSVAEGKRGSRIIMSPPLVSLDLPDVWAPNFGHSGPPLNYHQTNGQTAAMIDGKLIAEGIRSRIASEVRRMKDSIDRIPGLAVIMVGQRKDSQTYVRNKMTACEEAGIKSVLAELPNDCSEDDVLKALLSFENDPSIHGILVQLPLPNHLNEERILNVLSLEKDVDGFHPLNMGNLAMRGREPLFIPCTPKGCIELLIRSGIEIMGRKAVVIGRSNIVGLPTFLLLQRHHATVTVVHAFTKNPEEITREADIVVTAAGVPNLVRGSWLKPGAVVIDVGTHPIEDPNHEHGYRLLGDVCYEEAVQVASALTPVPGGVGPMTIAMLLSNTLDAAKRAYDFS, encoded by the exons ATGGTGGTGCTGATGAGGGTTTTGAGTCGGAGGTTGAGAGAGTCGATCGGGCCGGCGGCACCTGCGCGGCCGCGGGCGGTGCATTCCGTCGCGGAGGGTAAACGTGGCTCCCGGATCATCATGTCGCCGCCGCTTGTTTCGCTTGATCTCCCCGACGTGTGGGCTCCCAATTTCGGCCATTCTGGTCCGCCACTCAATTACCATCAAA CCAATGGGCAGACAGCTGCAATGATCGATGGCAAGTTGATTGCTGAGGGAATCAGGTCAAGAATAGCGAGTGAAGTTCGAAGGATGAAGGACTCTATTGATAGGATTCCAGGCTTGGCTGTAATTATGGTGGGACAGAGAAAGGATTCTCAAACTTATGTTAGAAACAAGATGACAGCTTGTGAAGAAGCCGGAATCAAGTCTGTACTAGCAGAGCTGCCTAACGATTGTTCCGAAGATGACGTTCTCAAGGCTTTGTTAAGTTTTGAAAATGATCCATCAATTCATGGTATTCTCGTGCAGCTGCCTCTACCAAAT CATTTGAATGAGGAGAGGATTTTGAATGTTCTAAGCCTAGAAAAAGATGTTGATGGCTTCCACCCCCTTAATATGGGCAATCTTGCAATGAGAGGAAGGGAGCCTCTGTTCATCCCCTGCACTCCAAAAGGTTGCATTGAGTTATTGATAAGATCTGGTATTGAGATCATGGGGAGAAAAGCCGTGGTTATTGGGAGAAGCAACATTGTTGGGTTGCCCACATTCTTGCTGTTGCAG AGGCACCATGCAACCGTGACTGTTGTGCACGCTTTCACAAAAAACCCTGAAGAGATCACTCGGGAAGCTGACATTGTGGTCACGGCCGCTGGAGTACCAAATTTGGTCCGTGGCAGTTGGCTTAAACCGGGAGCTGTGGTTATTGATGTTGGAACTCATCCAATCGAG GATCCAAACCACGAGCATGGATACCGTCTTCTGGGTGATGTTTGCTATGAGGAAGCTGTGCAGGTGGCCAGTGCTTTAACCCCTGTACCTGGAGGAGTGGGTCCCATGACAATAGCCATGCTTCTGTCCAACACTCTGGATGCCGCTAAGCGGGcatatgatttttcttga